The window AATATCTTAATCTCGAAGCAACAAATAATTATATTAAATGCTGTTTTAATCTATAAGAAATCTTTACTTTATCAGGCTTTAATGTCACACATATCAAACCACATCTGCGTGTAGACAAATTTGAATTTCCCCTCCCCCCAAAACAAATATTGAATTTTCTTGTGGGAGTTTGAATCTCAGCTATATACGGTTTCATCTTTAATTGTATTTTTTTATATTTAGCAAACATTGTTCCTTTATCTCCATATAGTGAAATATAAGTGGTATTTAATTCGCCCTGAGAATCAAAATCTATCTTTTTATATATCTTTATATGGTGCTGACTGATAAAATCATCTACTATCTTTTCATTCCACGACGAGAGGTTGTGTGTAATAAGCACATTATTTTTACCTTCATAAAAAAGGACCGCCCCTCCCCTGTATAGATCAAAGAAATATATTTTTTTAACATTATTTTCAATTGAAAGGACCACAAAACAAACGACAAAAACAAAAACCACAACAGGTAAAAATTTATACCTCCTTTTAAAAACAAGAACAAGGAAACAATAGAAGAGAAAAATAAATACCAAAGGAACAAAAAACAATTGAGAGGAACTAAAACTACCAAAAAATGCAATAAGATGAATAAATAAATGAGAAACAGCACTGAGCACAAAAAATAACAACTTATTTAAAACATAGATATTCAACAAGCTGAATAAAGCAGAAAATATGGTAAATGGCAAAATAAAAAAACCCATTAAAGGGACAGCCACTAAATTGGCACCAATCCCCGCTATTGCCAGACGATGAAAATAATATGCAGAAAGAGGCACACTAAACAAAAACATAATTACTATAAAAAGAAGATACCCTTTTATTCCCTTATAGCCTTTTTCCTGCAAATTAGTGTATGTAAATATGGCAAAAAAGGTCATAGAAAAAGAAAGAACAAACGATGCAGAACTGATGATTAGAGGATTTACAATCGAAAAAAGTATCGCTATAAAAAAGAGAATATTATAAGATTGTTTTGTTTTACCGTTTAAAACAATTAAAAAGGAAAAGAGAATAAAACATAGTGCTCTTAAAGTGGGAATCCTTAAGCCCACTATGCATGCATACAACAAAACGAAGGGGATAGTAAAGAGAAAGGCTTGTAGTTTTAGGTTATAGCGACGATAAAAATAGGGTATATGTCCGATAATAAGATAAAATAAAGGATAAAATATCATAATAACAAATCCCAGATGCAAACCAGAAACAGCGGTAAGATGAGCAGTTTGAGTCCTAACAAACATATTTTTTATGTCCTTTTTTAATCCTGTCCTATCTCCAAATACACAAGATTTCAAAAGTCCACTCACATCCTCATCGCAAAAAGCATCTATATTTTCTTCCAACCTGTTTCTTATTCTAAAAAAAAGCGTTCCTATTCCCTTCTTCTCACCTATAAATGATTGATAAAAGGGATAAACAACAAAATGCACCCTTCTTTGCAATAGATATTTCCTAAAATCAAATTGGAGATGATTGTAAGAAAGAGCAGTGGCAGGAATAAGTTTTCCTCTAATGTAAAAAATATCCCCAGGAGAAATCTTTCCCTCATAGTTTTTTAAAGCAACATATACATTAAATCTTTTCCCCTCAAAATGCGTAGATGCTATGAAGTGAGTAGAATGGCGACTGTAGCCTATCCCTGATCTAACGGTAACATTCAATGAAACGATCTTGCTTCTAAACATATCTTCTACATTTAAAAAATTCTTCTCTAAAAAATGGTAAGAAAGAATACAAACAAAAAAAACAATAATGGAAGAAACGAAGATAAGATATGCACGGTGAAAGAGAAGCAATAAAGCGGGTAAAAGAAACAAAATACCTATATATCTCCCACTCACTGCAAAATAAGCAGCGGCGACAGCCAAAAAAAGAGGAAGAAAAGGTATTCTATATTCAACAAAAGAGACAATGTCTCTCAGATTCATTAAATTAAATTATAACAACTCCCGCATAGCCTACCACATGTTCATAATCTCCACTGACATCTCCACTTGTTTTATGCTCTATTACGATAGCCTGTTTTGCACCCAACAATTTGCCGGCTACAATGGCAGAAACGGCACAGCCCACACCACACATAGAAATGCCACGCTCCATAGCAATATTTAAAAGTCCTCTTTCGTCAAATCTCTCTATTTCTTCTAAAGCCAGTCGATCTTTCTCTAATGTCAATTCCTGATTTTCATAGTGATTCATATCTGTAGACACTATAATCATTATCTTTCTATCATCTTTTTCAATTGCTTTTGCTATATGTTCTCCTACAACCTTTAAAGTATTGTAACTCTGAGTGCCTATAACCAATGGAACAATATTAAAATCCTTCCCGTAAAGAGATGAGATATACTGCAGAAAAGGCAGTTGAACTTCTATGCTGTGTTCATATTTATGGGCAATCAGATCCTTTTCAAATGGTTCACCACAAGACAAAAGATATTCGCTTATCTTCCCATCAATCTCAACATCACCTAAAGGCATTCTAAAAACTCCACTGTCAATTAAGGCGATTGGTTTCCCTAAACCTGTATGATTAGGACCTAAAATAATATACACATCTGCTGCCTCTACGGAGGAAAAAACAGCTGCCGCAACCTCTCCTGAGTAAATATAGCCCGCATGAGGCGAAAATGAGGCAATTGCATTATAAAGTTCATCTTTAGGTTTCATCACTCGCTTCAAAAAATCCTGTAATTGTTGTGCTTCATCAGGATAAAAACTTCCACCAACAGCGGGAAGCCTTACAAACATAATCCCTCCCTTCAAGTTTTAAAAATATTCAATATCAAATTGTACAACAATCCTATCAATATCACCACAAAAATAAGCGCCACACCATATATAAAACCGTTTTTCTCTCTCAAATTATCTATCGCAGATAAAAATGAACAATATCTCACAGAAATAGTATGAGAAAAAATCTCTTGCTCGCCATTAAAGCAAGTTAAGTTAAGCTTTTTGGGAAGAAAATACCGAGGCAAATAAAATGTAAAATGAAGCTTATTGTTTCGTATAGAAATTTCCTGTCTTTTGTAAAGCCCTCTTTTCTCTTTTTGCCTGATAAATGCTTCCCACTTTTTCTTCCCAAGATTATTGTAGTAAACACTGCGAGGATGCGTATAAAACACATGATAAATGAATGGGGCATAACCAAATTGCATTTTCTTTAAGTAGATATGAAATGGCCCGCTGCTTTTGCTTTTATATACATAAGTTACTTGAGGCAAGGACTTTATGGTACACGAAACATGCTTTTTGTTTTCAACAGGAAAGGAAACATCTACCTTCTTTTCACTAAAAAAGGGCTTAATTACTATCTCATCTTTTAACAAAGGACTTCCCTGGGCAAAAGATACTCTGGTGAAAAATAGAATCAAAAATACAATTTCACTGTATAAAATATATTTGTGGTATTTTAAATATTGCATATCCGCTCTTTACTGCTATAGCTATCAAAACCAAAGAAAACACAAATCTTATCGTCGCATTAGACAATTTTTTAGCTAAGCTTACGCCCAAAAGCACACCAACTATAGAACCTATATAGGGGATAAAAATCAAAAAAGGATCTACCGTTTTATTTAAGGTAGCGTGTTCCATAGTAATTAAAGCGTTGGCCACTGTAATTACCAAAAGACTCGTGCCCAAAGCAACCTTTGTCGGAATGCCACATAAATATATCATCGCCGGAACATAAGCAAACCCGCCGCCCACACCCATAATGGAGGCAAATATGCTCACAAAAAAACCTACTGCGAAAAGAGATAAAATAGAAAAATGTTTGATTTTAGTTTCTTTGGAATGAACAATAGAAAACTCTTTGTCTTTATTCCTTCGTTCTGTTCGTTTCTTTACTATTGAAAGAAGGCTTTCTTTCATCATAAAAACGCCCATAAAAAGCAGAAGAATCAAAAATAATAGATGAATAACAAGATCAAAATTCCCGCTAATTCTCAGCGCTTTCGTCAATAAAACACCGCATATTCCTCCTATAATCGCACCTGCTGTGATGTTTAAACCTATCTTCAGGTTCACATTCCCTATTTTCTTATAGGCTAACACCCCTGCAAAAGCCGTACCGCAGGTTATAGCAACACTACTGGCTCCGGCTACATCCGATGAAATACCAACAGCAATGAGAAAAGGAACCATAATAAATCCACCCCCCACCCCCAGGAGAGCAGAAAAAAACCCTGCAACTACGCCTATTGTTATGAGAAGAGGAAAGCTCACCGCAGTATGAGCACAGATACTATAAACCATGCTTTTTAAGTTCTTCTACCTCTTTTTTTAAATCTTCTACCTCTTTTTTTAA of the Deltaproteobacteria bacterium genome contains:
- a CDS encoding ComEC/Rec2 family competence protein translates to MNLRDIVSFVEYRIPFLPLFLAVAAAYFAVSGRYIGILFLLPALLLLFHRAYLIFVSSIIVFFVCILSYHFLEKNFLNVEDMFRSKIVSLNVTVRSGIGYSRHSTHFIASTHFEGKRFNVYVALKNYEGKISPGDIFYIRGKLIPATALSYNHLQFDFRKYLLQRRVHFVVYPFYQSFIGEKKGIGTLFFRIRNRLEENIDAFCDEDVSGLLKSCVFGDRTGLKKDIKNMFVRTQTAHLTAVSGLHLGFVIMIFYPLFYLIIGHIPYFYRRYNLKLQAFLFTIPFVLLYACIVGLRIPTLRALCFILFSFLIVLNGKTKQSYNILFFIAILFSIVNPLIISSASFVLSFSMTFFAIFTYTNLQEKGYKGIKGYLLFIVIMFLFSVPLSAYYFHRLAIAGIGANLVAVPLMGFFILPFTIFSALFSLLNIYVLNKLLFFVLSAVSHLFIHLIAFFGSFSSSQLFFVPLVFIFLFYCFLVLVFKRRYKFLPVVVFVFVVCFVVLSIENNVKKIYFFDLYRGGAVLFYEGKNNVLITHNLSSWNEKIVDDFISQHHIKIYKKIDFDSQGELNTTYISLYGDKGTMFAKYKKIQLKMKPYIAEIQTPTRKFNICFGGRGNSNLSTRRCGLICVTLKPDKVKISYRLKQHLI
- the amrB gene encoding AmmeMemoRadiSam system protein B, with protein sequence MFVRLPAVGGSFYPDEAQQLQDFLKRVMKPKDELYNAIASFSPHAGYIYSGEVAAAVFSSVEAADVYIILGPNHTGLGKPIALIDSGVFRMPLGDVEIDGKISEYLLSCGEPFEKDLIAHKYEHSIEVQLPFLQYISSLYGKDFNIVPLVIGTQSYNTLKVVGEHIAKAIEKDDRKIMIIVSTDMNHYENQELTLEKDRLALEEIERFDERGLLNIAMERGISMCGVGCAVSAIVAGKLLGAKQAIVIEHKTSGDVSGDYEHVVGYAGVVII
- a CDS encoding TIGR02186 family protein translates to MQYLKYHKYILYSEIVFLILFFTRVSFAQGSPLLKDEIVIKPFFSEKKVDVSFPVENKKHVSCTIKSLPQVTYVYKSKSSGPFHIYLKKMQFGYAPFIYHVFYTHPRSVYYNNLGKKKWEAFIRQKEKRGLYKRQEISIRNNKLHFTFYLPRYFLPKKLNLTCFNGEQEIFSHTISVRYCSFLSAIDNLREKNGFIYGVALIFVVILIGLLYNLILNIFKT
- a CDS encoding sulfite exporter TauE/SafE family protein — its product is MVYSICAHTAVSFPLLITIGVVAGFFSALLGVGGGFIMVPFLIAVGISSDVAGASSVAITCGTAFAGVLAYKKIGNVNLKIGLNITAGAIIGGICGVLLTKALRISGNFDLVIHLLFLILLLFMGVFMMKESLLSIVKKRTERRNKDKEFSIVHSKETKIKHFSILSLFAVGFFVSIFASIMGVGGGFAYVPAMIYLCGIPTKVALGTSLLVITVANALITMEHATLNKTVDPFLIFIPYIGSIVGVLLGVSLAKKLSNATIRFVFSLVLIAIAVKSGYAIFKIPQIYFIQ